The proteins below come from a single Oceanotoga teriensis genomic window:
- a CDS encoding helix-turn-helix domain-containing protein, which produces MREKNVCNLMDLNFIFTDKSNLVKDGDYYCKFYEENQDEYIYRVQPYLLMPGIIIFFIDYLCNKEYIKSEIKRSDDFFAIHYCRKGRYECELENGYSIFMGPGDFAIHNMKYKVLNPYFSERKYEGISVYFDTKRMEKDLNNFFKVLGIDTFELIKYLKKIDLTLVERGNEFVEGIFDDIYKYKQNNMMESISLKIIELLFFISNKKTLHYSKNDYIPQTQRLKIKSIKDYLTENLSQHIKIKELSLRFNIKENKIQNIFKEIYGQTVYSYIKEYKMTKAAYYLRNSEFNISSIASKLGYINSSKFSAAFKSKYGVTPSFYRKGI; this is translated from the coding sequence ATGAGGGAGAAAAATGTTTGTAATCTCATGGATTTGAATTTTATATTCACAGATAAAAGTAATTTAGTAAAAGATGGTGATTATTATTGTAAGTTTTATGAAGAGAATCAAGATGAATATATTTATAGAGTACAACCATATTTGTTGATGCCAGGAATAATAATTTTTTTTATCGATTATTTATGTAATAAAGAATATATAAAAAGTGAGATAAAAAGAAGTGATGATTTTTTTGCCATACATTATTGTAGAAAAGGAAGATACGAATGTGAACTTGAAAATGGTTATTCCATATTTATGGGGCCTGGAGACTTTGCGATCCATAATATGAAGTATAAAGTGTTAAATCCATATTTTTCAGAAAGAAAATATGAAGGAATATCTGTATATTTTGACACTAAAAGAATGGAAAAAGATTTAAACAATTTTTTTAAAGTTTTAGGTATTGATACATTTGAATTGATTAAATATTTAAAGAAAATAGATCTTACTCTCGTTGAAAGAGGAAATGAGTTTGTAGAAGGCATATTTGATGATATTTATAAGTATAAACAAAATAATATGATGGAATCTATTAGTTTAAAGATAATAGAACTTTTATTCTTTATTTCCAATAAAAAAACTTTGCATTATTCGAAAAATGATTATATTCCTCAAACACAAAGATTAAAAATAAAATCTATAAAAGATTATTTGACAGAAAATCTTTCGCAACATATAAAAATAAAAGAACTTTCTCTTAGATTTAATATTAAAGAAAATAAAATACAAAATATTTTTAAAGAAATATATGGACAAACTGTATATTCATATATAAAAGAATATAAGATGACAAAAGCTGCATATTATTTGAGAAATTCTGAGTTTAATATAAGTTCTATAGCTTCTAAACTTGGATATATAAATTCGAGTAAATTTTCAGCAGCATTTAAATCAAAGTATGGTGTTACACCAAGTTTTTATAGAAAAGGGATTTAA
- a CDS encoding PTS sugar transporter subunit IIB yields MRRALVVCRTGMGSSMMLKFKLEQVISQNDLPLEIEHDVLSAVNNYDVDFVITMNDLVEQLESDGVKVVGINDIMDKEEIKSKLMNYLKKLEEL; encoded by the coding sequence ATGAGAAGAGCTTTAGTGGTATGTCGTACAGGGATGGGAAGTAGTATGATGTTAAAATTCAAACTCGAACAAGTAATATCTCAAAATGATTTACCTTTAGAAATAGAACATGATGTTTTAAGTGCTGTAAATAATTATGATGTAGATTTTGTAATTACAATGAATGATCTCGTTGAACAATTAGAATCAGATGGAGTAAAAGTAGTGGGCATAAACGATATTATGGACAAAGAAGAAATAAAATCAAAATTGATGAATTATTTAAAAAAATTAGAAGAATTATAA